One Thunnus maccoyii chromosome 14, fThuMac1.1, whole genome shotgun sequence genomic window carries:
- the LOC121911750 gene encoding zinc transporter ZIP9 isoform X1, protein MLRCKRAERPRCDVEGQNGTFIIQLHQETRLSAFSRRQHEHEAYRSTLVLEDVDMDGGLTITFISVAMFVGCFLLGFIPLLFRLSEKGLQFVSILGAGLLCGTALAIIIPEGVGLLEESWRASSSSSAETSSLNVSEKNAASTEGGPPPRFFIGVALTFGFILMFVVDQIGKYCSMHDQMTRLPNSVGITATLGLVIHAAADGFALGAAVATGQVTVQVIVFLAVILHKAPAAFGLVTFLMLAGLEKKFIQGHLLAFSAAAPIVAIITYFILHASGSSSQSQLSATGVGMLFSAGTFLYVATVHVLPEISSSRAGRLPSDLQQHTGAEAYPSDLHQYTGDEVNQQQHYLGLLESLTLILGIGLPVVLALGLTDD, encoded by the exons ATGCTGCGGTGCAAAAGAGCAGAGAGACCGAGGTGCGACGTGGAGGGGCAGAATGGCACTTTTATAATCCAGCTGCACCAAGAGACCAGGCTGTCTGCTTTCAGTAGGAGGCAACACGAACATGAAGCGTATCGGTCAACTCTGGTGTTAGAAGACGTCGACATGGACGGAGGACTTACGATTACTTTCATATCTGTCGCGATGTTTGTAGGTTGCTTTTTACTTGGATTCATCCCACTGTTGTTTAGACTTTCTGAG AAAGGCCTGCAGTTTGTTTCCATACTGGGGGCAGGACTACTGTGTGGGACAGCACTGGCTATCATCATCCCTGAGGGAGTGGGTTTACTGGAGGAGTCATGGAGAG catcctcttcctcctctgctgagACATCCAGCCTGAATGTTAGTGAGAAGAATGCTGCGTCCACAGAGGGAGGCCCTCCGCCTCGGTTTTTCATTGGGGTGGCTTTAACTTTCGGCTTCATCTTAATGTTTGTAGTGGATCAGATAGGGAAGTACTGTTCCATGCACG ACCAAATGACTCGCTTGCCGAACAGTGTTGGCATCACAGCCACATTGGGACTGGTTATTCATGCTGCAG CGGATGGATTTGCTCTGGGAGCAGCTGTGGCTACGGGTCAAGTGACAGTGCAAGTCATAGTATTTCTTGCTGTGATTCTACACAAG GCCCCTGCAGCTTTTGGTTTGGTCACCTTTCTGATGCTTGCAGGCCTAGAGAAGAAGTTCATACAGGGACATTTACTGGccttttcagctgcagcacctATAGTTGCCATCATCACCTACTTCATATTGCATGCA tctGGCAGTTCATCCCAGAGCCAGCTCAGTGCAACAGGTGTGGGAATGCTCTTCTCCGCTGGGACTTTCCTCTATGTGGCCACAGTGCATGTTCTCCCCgagatcagcagcagcagggcaggCCGCCTCCCGTCTGACCTTCAGCAGCATACCGGAGCTGAGGCCTACCCCTCTGACCTCCATCAGTACACCGGAGACGAGgtcaaccagcagcagcactaCCTGGGGCTCCTGGAGAGCCTCACTCTCATCCTCGGGATCGGGCTTCCGGTGGTGCTGGCTCTGGGGCTGACTGATGACTAA
- the LOC121911750 gene encoding zinc transporter ZIP9 isoform X2, with product MLRCKRAERPRCDVEGQNGTFIIQLHQETRLSAFSRRQHEHEAYRSTLVLEDVDMDGGLTITFISVAMFVGCFLLGFIPLLFRLSEKGLQFVSILGAGLLCGTALAIIIPEGVGLLEESWRASSSSSAETSSLNVSEKNAASTEGGPPPRFFIGVALTFGFILMFVVDQIDQMTRLPNSVGITATLGLVIHAAADGFALGAAVATGQVTVQVIVFLAVILHKAPAAFGLVTFLMLAGLEKKFIQGHLLAFSAAAPIVAIITYFILHASGSSSQSQLSATGVGMLFSAGTFLYVATVHVLPEISSSRAGRLPSDLQQHTGAEAYPSDLHQYTGDEVNQQQHYLGLLESLTLILGIGLPVVLALGLTDD from the exons ATGCTGCGGTGCAAAAGAGCAGAGAGACCGAGGTGCGACGTGGAGGGGCAGAATGGCACTTTTATAATCCAGCTGCACCAAGAGACCAGGCTGTCTGCTTTCAGTAGGAGGCAACACGAACATGAAGCGTATCGGTCAACTCTGGTGTTAGAAGACGTCGACATGGACGGAGGACTTACGATTACTTTCATATCTGTCGCGATGTTTGTAGGTTGCTTTTTACTTGGATTCATCCCACTGTTGTTTAGACTTTCTGAG AAAGGCCTGCAGTTTGTTTCCATACTGGGGGCAGGACTACTGTGTGGGACAGCACTGGCTATCATCATCCCTGAGGGAGTGGGTTTACTGGAGGAGTCATGGAGAG catcctcttcctcctctgctgagACATCCAGCCTGAATGTTAGTGAGAAGAATGCTGCGTCCACAGAGGGAGGCCCTCCGCCTCGGTTTTTCATTGGGGTGGCTTTAACTTTCGGCTTCATCTTAATGTTTGTAGTGGATCAGATAG ACCAAATGACTCGCTTGCCGAACAGTGTTGGCATCACAGCCACATTGGGACTGGTTATTCATGCTGCAG CGGATGGATTTGCTCTGGGAGCAGCTGTGGCTACGGGTCAAGTGACAGTGCAAGTCATAGTATTTCTTGCTGTGATTCTACACAAG GCCCCTGCAGCTTTTGGTTTGGTCACCTTTCTGATGCTTGCAGGCCTAGAGAAGAAGTTCATACAGGGACATTTACTGGccttttcagctgcagcacctATAGTTGCCATCATCACCTACTTCATATTGCATGCA tctGGCAGTTCATCCCAGAGCCAGCTCAGTGCAACAGGTGTGGGAATGCTCTTCTCCGCTGGGACTTTCCTCTATGTGGCCACAGTGCATGTTCTCCCCgagatcagcagcagcagggcaggCCGCCTCCCGTCTGACCTTCAGCAGCATACCGGAGCTGAGGCCTACCCCTCTGACCTCCATCAGTACACCGGAGACGAGgtcaaccagcagcagcactaCCTGGGGCTCCTGGAGAGCCTCACTCTCATCCTCGGGATCGGGCTTCCGGTGGTGCTGGCTCTGGGGCTGACTGATGACTAA
- the LOC121912047 gene encoding coiled-coil domain-containing protein 177, with amino-acid sequence MGELRSTSPSPRLDLNNFDSAEAERSRYVLTSPRSLQSCARVGIKPVELLIKSLNELIAEQHDAPFEAVKVMHESYEKERRKVLQMCRDERERIIRAAGDRWPDSKKGLGTVPDTKLKNDPAVRESIPYADLCLKGKSVSRSSCPGQRDPDRCTVCSFRDLRHSPATEMKLERLTNDIKKKMCVTIPERDRKIAALMLVKHQEEQDRVKLCQQEEQERQEARRQEEAQRAEAEKKRRKRLKQSMQHWHEELEARRRLRERQEIEKAGQLEQEVLLQEDRWRRLKEEVEAQRREKMEAAQKEAEARKCYQEMLLRGKKEVEKREQERERQVAVEKEQKARRSKVLQEKKERRRLQEGNRKELLRHILLKRQVEQQAQEEEAHKRSTLERKLQLSSEKHAQAVGARLRELQERAAQEEKQIQRAQLRAELQSVQQLTHKQLLVQLSQRRIERAAQHASAQRRERAQQTHQHNKHRQLCHLRLREKMQREEEAVRTVRESYITMKEWRRERLRRQREHIQEEAHKLARASFQMRERVRQQTQSRTFDQMALEAQLTASITRMKL; translated from the coding sequence ATGGGGGAGTTGAGGTCCACCTCACCTTCGCCTCGTTTGGACCTGAACAACTTTGACTCGGCTGAAGCGGAGAGAAGTCGCTATGTTTTAACGAGCCCCCGCTCGTTGCAGTCCTGCGCACGAGTCGGTATCAAACCTGTTGAACTTCTAATTAAATCGCTAAACGAGCTGATTGCTGAGCAGCATGACGCGCCCTTCGAGGCGGTGAAAGTTATGCATGAATCCTACgaaaaggagagaaggaaggttTTACAAATGTGCCGAGATGAGAGGGAGAGGATTATCCGGGCGGCCGGGGACAGGTGGCCAGACAGTAAGAAAGGCCTGGGAACGGTGCCTGACACCAAACTGAAGAATGACCCTGCTGTGCGTGAGTCTATTCCATATGCAGATCTGTGTCTTAAAGGCAAATCTGTGAGCAGGTCCTCCTGTCCTGGTCAAAGAGACCCGGACAGGTGCACAGTCTGCAGCTTCAGAGACCTCAGACACTCCCCAGCTACTGAGATGAAACTGGAGAGGCTCACCAATGACATCAAAAAGAAGATGTGTGTCACAATACCAGAGAGAGACCGCAAGATCGCAGCTCTCATGCTGGTGAAGCACCAGGAGGAGCAGGACCGTGTAAAGCTCTGTCAGCAGGAGGAACAGGAGCGACAGGAGGCCCGCAGGCAGGAGGAGGCCCAGCGGGCtgaggcagagaaaaaaaggaggaagaggctTAAGCAGAGCATGCAGCACTGGCATGAGGAGCTGGAGGCCCGCAGGAGGCTGAGAGAGCGTCAGGAAATAGAGAAAGCAGGACAACTCGAGCAGGAGGTGCTGCTGCAGGAGGACCGCTGGAGGAGGctgaaggaggaggtggaggcaCAGCGCAGAGAGAAGATGGAGGCTGCTCAGAAAGAGGCAGAGGCACGCAAATGCTACCAGGAGATGCTGCTGAGAGGCAAAAAGGAGGTGGAGAAAAGggagcaggagagggagagacaggtAGCAGTGGAGAAGGAGCAGAAGGCCAGGAGGAGCAAAGTGCtgcaggagaagaaggagaggaggaggctgcAGGAGGGGAATCGTAAGGAGCTGCTACGACACATCCTCCTGAAACGGCAGGTGGAGCAACAGGCTCAGGAGGAGGAAGCACATAAGAGGAGCACACTTGAGAGGAAGCTGCAGCTCTCCAGCGAGAAACATGCCCAGGCTGTAGGGGCTCGGCTGAGGGAGCTGCAGGAGCGGGCAGCACAGGAGGAGAAGCAGATTCAGAGAGCGCAGCTGAGGGCCGAGCTGCAGAGCGTCCAGCAGCTCACCCACAAACAGCTCCTGGTCCAACTGAGCCAGCGTCGCATTGAGAGAGCCGCCCAGCACGCCTCGGCCCAGCGAAGGGAGAGAGCTCAGCAAACACATcagcacaacaaacacaggCAGCTCTGCCACCTGAGGCTCAGAGAGAAgatgcagagagaggaggaggcagtgAGAACGGTCAGAGAGAGCTACATCACCATGAAGgagtggaggagggagaggcTGCGGAGACAGCGAGAACATATCCAGGAGGAGGCGCACAAGCTGGCTCGGGCCTCCTTTCaaatgagggagagagtgaggcaGCAGACACAGAGTCGCACCTTTGATCAGATGGCTCTGGAAGCTCAGCTGACTGCTTCCATTACTCGCATGAAACTATGA